Genomic segment of Nocardiopsis mwathae:
ACAAGCTGCTGTTCACACTGTTCATCCTGACCATCTTCCGCCTGGGGTCGGTGCTGCCCGCACCGGGCATCAACTCGGCGGCGATCAGAGACCAGCTTGAGGCCGTCCAGCAGACGGACGCCGCCGGCGTCTACGCGCTCATCAACCTCTTCAGCGGTGGCGCGCTGCTGCAGCTGGCCGTGTTCGCGCTGGGCATCATGCCGTACATCACCGCGAGCATCATCATCAACCTGCTCACGGTGGTCATCCCGCGGCTGGAGACGCTGAAGAAGGAGGGCCAGTCCGGGCAGACGAAGATCACGCAGTACACGCGCTATCTGACGCTCGCCCTGGCGGTCCTGCAGTCCACCAGCATCATCGCCATGGCACGGACCGGGCAGCTCTTCCAGGGGCAGATCCCGGTGCACACCTACATGCCCAACCAGGACCTGCTGACCCTGGTCACCATCGTCTTCGTGATGACCGCCGGCACCGGCGTCATCATGTGGTTCGGCGAGCTGATCACCGAGCGCGGCGTCGGCAACGGCATGTCGCTGCTGATCTTCACCCAGGTGATCGCGACCTTCCCGTCGGCGCTCATGACGATGTTCCAGGAGCAGGAGCAGTGGCTCTTCGCCCTGATCTGCGTCGCGGGCCTGGTGCTGATCACCGGTGTGGTCTTCATCGAGCAGGCGCAGCGCCGCATCCCCGTGCAGTACGCCAAGCGGATGGTCGGGCGGCGGATGTACGGCGGCAGCTCCACCTACATCCCGCTCAAGGTCAACCAGGCGGGCATCATCCCGGTCATCTTCGCCTCCTCGCTGCTGTACCTGCCGCAGCTGGCGATCGGCCTGATGGGCCAGGACTCCGACAGCCGGGTTGTGAGGTTCCTCTCCGACTACTTCGTCACCGGTGCCCACCCGGTCTACATGGCCACGTTCTTCGTCCTCATCGTGGGTTTCGCGTTCTTCTACGTGGCGATCACCTTCAACCCCACTGAAGTCGCCGACAACATGAAGAAGTACGGTGGGTTCATCCCGGGTATCCGGCCGGGGCGTCCGACCGCGGAGTACCTGGACTACGTGCTCACGCGTCTCACGACGCCCGGGTCCTG
This window contains:
- the secY gene encoding preprotein translocase subunit SecY — translated: MLGAFVRAFRTPDLRNKLLFTLFILTIFRLGSVLPAPGINSAAIRDQLEAVQQTDAAGVYALINLFSGGALLQLAVFALGIMPYITASIIINLLTVVIPRLETLKKEGQSGQTKITQYTRYLTLALAVLQSTSIIAMARTGQLFQGQIPVHTYMPNQDLLTLVTIVFVMTAGTGVIMWFGELITERGVGNGMSLLIFTQVIATFPSALMTMFQEQEQWLFALICVAGLVLITGVVFIEQAQRRIPVQYAKRMVGRRMYGGSSTYIPLKVNQAGIIPVIFASSLLYLPQLAIGLMGQDSDSRVVRFLSDYFVTGAHPVYMATFFVLIVGFAFFYVAITFNPTEVADNMKKYGGFIPGIRPGRPTAEYLDYVLTRLTTPGS